Within Quercus lobata isolate SW786 chromosome 5, ValleyOak3.0 Primary Assembly, whole genome shotgun sequence, the genomic segment TTGACCggccaaagagagagagagagagagatatgggtGATATTTGTGTGGTGGGAAAGTGAGTGGGGTAGGTGGGCACATGTGAATGcaaataaaagtaagatcatcacttcttttttttctttttttttttttttactttatgacCTTGTTCTTGAAACTAACCCATCTACTCTTGACAACTTTTCCTCTCTAACATGTACATACCAAAAGCTCTAGTATCGCAGATGTGACAAAATCTAAGTTTTCATATCTAAAATACATCTCTCTTATTAGAGGTTTAATATATAAGAACACTCCTTGACTCAAAAACTTATGCCTATAAATTTGGGCTCAATTATGTTAATCATTCTCTCTTGTCATTCTTGCTCAATGTGAGACTTTATATGTGTACCCATTAAGAAATCTACAATTACATGAAACTCAATggtaaaataaattcatttacATGTTGCAAATAACttacttttcaaattttattctaaaGACATTGAACTCAACCAAATTACAAGGATTAGTCACCAATCTCTTGGGATTCTGAAATacttttactataaatttaccTAAAGATGAATCTAACATGATTTACTAATTAAGAACAATTTAGGGACAACAACTCGCCTCACAATATTCTCATATTAATCTACTACCCAACACATGGGCTaatgaaaatatatacattaaatGCAGAACCTGCTTAGCTTGTGGGAATGCAATTTCGATAAACATTCTTCAAGAATATTTAATTGTTTGTGATTAATCATTGGTCGTTTGGTGTGGCGGTGTTCAAAATATATTCCCTCAAGCTATCTGAATCCGAAATAAATTCCTCAAGCTCAGGCAGAGGTTTCAACGAAATAGAAACATTACCAAatcaaaaacaatataaatatgATCTTTAATTTATCGTATAAATCTATTAATTATGAACATAAGATGGGGGAGAAGCGTCTCCTGAAGAATCATTACAGGTATATTCATCAATGGGATAGATACAGACATCACCAGTAGGATCTACATCCTTCATTGCAGCATCTGCACTCTGTTGTAGTTCAAGTGCATGTTCAAGGATTAACTCCACTTCACCCATGGTGGGACGAGCCTCTCCCTTATTTCGCACACAAGAAATGGCAATGTCGACGTAAATCTTGAAACACTCTGGATCTATCTTCCCCATCAGATACGGATCAATTATCTCATTGATGGTCCCTTCGCGTTTGCATTTTTGGGCCCACTTAACCAGACCCTGCCCTTTTTCCATCAATCTAAAGTCCATTGCTTCTCTCCCACAGAGTACTTCCAACAATACCACACCAAAAGAGTAGACGTCGGTTTTATCGGTCAGCCTATATGTAATGAAACATTCGGGATCCAGGTATCTTAGAGTAGTTTCCGAATCCCGTTTGATTTCCACGTATTTGATACCTGGGGGAAGCATGTTGGACAACCTGAAATCTGATAACTTGGCCTCCCAATTCTTGTCCAACATAATGTTGGTCGGCTTCACGTCACGGTGGATAATAGTTTGCTTGACCCCAGAGTGAAGGTAGTGCAGTGCACGCGCCACTCCAACGCAAATCTTTAGTCTTTGTTTCCACGAGAGGCGATCGTGGAGTTTACTGAAGAGGCTTCCATTGACCATGAACTCGTAGACAAGGATATTCACGCCTTCATCAATACAATATCCGATGAGAGAGATGAGGTTAGGGTGGTGTAGCTGGCAAACGAACACCACCTCGTTCCTTAAGTCCTCATTGAGTTTCAAGCGCTTTATTGCAACGATTCTGGTACCGTTACAGTCGTTAAAAAATCCCTTGTATGCTGTGCCAAAATCCCCCTCACCAATTACTAAATTAGCATCGAAGTTATTGGTAGCAATCTTCATCTCAGCCAGTGAAAATTGACGGCATGATCTCTCAGGAAAAGCTGAAGATGGTGATGGTTTTGCTCCCTTCTTGGAAGTTCTGAATAACTTTGAAACACCTTTCATTGACGCTACACTCAATCATAAAGAGATTAAGgggaaaataaatgataaagaaaatgtttcctttgaatatgtttgaaagTAGGGAGGGGAagggaaaaccaaaaaaaaaaaatgcggcTGCTCTCCCATTCCACTTTCCTCTCCATGTCTGCTCAATTTGGCGAACTGGAAAAGGTAAGCCCGGATGGATCTCatattctttgttttctttatgaGCCATCAGCCACTTCCCTTCATTTCTGACCCATCGGTCAAAATTGATGACTGCTGAACCATCAGTCAAAAATGATGTCAGGCAACGCAACGATTgcaattatttaatataaaaaataaaataaaagacgtTTTAAAGAAGGTTAAATTCCACAAACTACCTGAGATTTATgataatatcaattaatttcAAGACATTTTGAAACTTACCAAATTCGTTGTAGAAGGTGGTTGTGGTGAGAGTGAAAAGTGGTGTTGAGTAAAGAGCTGATAATGAATCGGAAAACCATGCCTAACTGCTCAATAAAATTTTGGTGTACATCATTGGGCAGTTGCACGTTGTCTTGTGTTTGAATTTTCACAAGATATTTATGAGAACGTTTGGTGTGTAATTGGAGACGTATGGTATAGTGCATattaactctcttttttt encodes:
- the LOC115992697 gene encoding receptor-like protein kinase FERONIA produces the protein MKGVSKLFRTSKKGAKPSPSSAFPERSCRQFSLAEMKIATNNFDANLVIGEGDFGTAYKGFFNDCNGTRIVAIKRLKLNEDLRNEVVFVCQLHHPNLISLIGYCIDEGVNILVYEFMVNGSLFSKLHDRLSWKQRLKICVGVARALHYLHSGVKQTIIHRDVKPTNIMLDKNWEAKLSDFRLSNMLPPGIKYVEIKRDSETTLRYLDPECFITYRLTDKTDVYSFGVVLLEVLCGREAMDFRLMEKGQGLVKWAQKCKREGTINEIIDPYLMGKIDPECFKIYVDIAISCVRNKGEARPTMGEVELILEHALELQQSADAAMKDVDPTGDVCIYPIDEYTCNDSSGDASPPSYVHN